Below is a genomic region from Fulvia fulva chromosome 13, complete sequence.
TTGGCCGCTGAAGGAAGACTACATCCGCAAGACCCACGTCCAGAACCTCTGGAGCCTTCTCTCAAACAACGGCGGCATTCTCCTGCTCCTCGAGAAGGGCGTAGCACGAGGTTTCGAGCTCATCGCGGGTGCCCGCGATATGCTCCTCGACTCCCGCATCGCCTCTCCTGACTCCCTTTCCCGTCAACGAGATATTACTGAACCCATTCAGAAGGACCTCGAAGTGGAATGGGAGAACTTGACTTCCGTCCCGAAGGAGACTGGTATGATCATCGCACCTTGCACAAACCACTCAAGCTGTCCGATGTACACACAGAAGGGCTTGGTGAAAGGACGTCGCGACATCTGCGCCTTCGAACAACGCTATCACCGCCCTCAATTCCTGCAAACCATCTTCGGCACCAAAGGCCGCAACCACGAAAACGTCGAATTCTCCTACATCAGCGTCATGCGCGGCCGTGACCTCCGCAAAACAACCACCTCCACCATCGAACAAACCCCCGAAGCCCGCGACGCCGCCTTCAAAGGCTACGAAGCCTCCACCCAGGACCCACACTCGCTCTCCCTCCCCCGCACCATCCTCCCACCCATCAAACGCAAAGGCCACGTAATCCTCGACCTCTGCACCCCAGCCGGCAAACTAGAGCGCTGGACAGTTCCCCGCTCTTTCAGCAAGCAGGCCTACCGCGACGCACGCAAATCCCAATGGGGTGATCTCTGGGCCATGGGCGCTAAGACTTCTATACCGAGAACCCCGACCATCAAGCGGAACCGCCTGGACCCAGAGTATGCGGATCTTGATGTGAAGAGTGTCAAGGGGGATGGGCAGAAGGCGAGGAGTGAGCAGGCGAAGTGGGAGAAGAGGGAGGCGAGGAGGGGAAGGGGGACCGCGGGTGGCTTGAGTACGGATGAGTATGGAAGGGTTGTTGTGGGGGGTGAGAGGGTTGGTGTTGCTGGGGAGGTTTTGAATGGAGGGAAGAGGAGAGGGGGGATCAAGGTTAAGGGGATTAGGGATAAGAGGGATAAGCGGGGGGATGGGAATGGGAGGAGGAAGAATCTGGACTAGGCGCACGTGTGAGGATTATGTGATGATGTCCAAGGTAGATGATGAAGTGACTCTGCTCTGAAGGGATGTTTCTCGATATTCCTGGTCTAGTGGTGATGTGCTTCAAACCAGCAAAAAGACAACGACATCCGCTGGAATGGCCATCGTGGAAGAGTTTTTCAGGCCGTACGATGAGCTATCATCTTACCAGAAAAGAGCTCCAAGACTCCACAGATTATACCGAGACAGCTCTACTGCTTGCGCCACTCCACCGGATGTGGTTGCTCGATATCCTGGTAACATTTGCCAGATATCAAGGCTCACATCTTCATCTTGGGCCAGGGACAAAAAGTGAAAGGAATACTCTGATATGATGTCCGCAGGTTGCGAGGTCGTGTGATTTGACACTCCCGGAAAGCAAAAGGAACAACCACATTCGACCGAATGGCATGTCTAGGCGGAGGCATCGCCATCAACACCCATTGGTGTCGACGTGCAGCCTTGTCATGGACGTGTTAGAAAGCAACCAAGCGGCTACTGACTGAGCCATTCGACCGAATGTGATTGTCGATGGTGGGACTTTGGTGTTGGTATATATATGAAGCATCTGTCTCCCCTTTTGGGCCTCGAAGCGGCCGAAAGGCATATTTGGGCCAGGACGACTTGCTAATCAGGATGATCTAGATGCAAAGAGCAATGACACCCGCTTCACGTGGCAATAAAATAATGCATTGCACGAAGATCCAGTCACATAGCTGGATCGACGGTATCGACATCAAGCTTCAATGGCCTAGCAGAGGGAGAAATAACTGGTGAGCCACTGGAGCGGCCGTGATCGTCGAAGATGCTCGGGAACGCTTCTTCATGAACGTTGAGCATAGGCTATGGTCTCCCTCCACCGGACGGAAGAGACGTCATTGCCCACAAAAGAAGATAGGACTTGGCGCTCAGTACGGCGCAGATAGGTTTCTAGGACGTCGAACTGGGCAAAAAGAGCAACCACATTCGCTCGGGCGGCGGCTTGAACACGCGTCGGGACCGGATCACGTCTGATGTCGTGAATCGGTCTTGCGGTGCTCAAGCTGTCAGATAGAAGAGAAGCGCCTTACTGACTGAGCCAATCGAGCGAGTGTGGTTGTCGAAGACTGCTTCTTGCTTGTTGTATATATTGCTGACAAGCACTTTAACGACTGAGATGTCCTCAAGAAGCAGGCACACAAGGATGCCAAAGGATCGCCACGAATTATGATAATAGGAGGCAAAAAGAACAACCACACTCACCCGGGTGGCAGCCGCTTGAGCAGAAGCAAGAGCAGACCTTCGATGCGCCGGAGGTATACCTGATCTTTGCCCAGTGAAGGCGAGAGTGGCAGTGCGATTAGTGCTGTACTGAATGAGCCACCAAGACAAGTGCGGTTGTCGTGGTGTCTGACATTTGAGCCACACATGTAACGAAAGCGGCAAAAAGAAGACCATACTCGTTCACATGGCAGCATGAAGAGGTCAAATTGATCGACGACTGCCGATGTTGATCAAGTCTGCCCTACCCAAGCTGTCAGCCGGCCACAGTGATGCCGTTGTAATTGAGCCACCCGAGCGAATACAGTCTTCCGAAGCCAGGATTTTCAATGTCGTATATGAGCATACACTGATCATCGCTTTGCTGGATGATCGACTTTCGTACTGACATGGACTTGCTCCGTCATTGGGCAGGACAATGCAAATTCGATAGGAAACATGTGCAAGTCTTGGCAGCTTTCAAAGCTGCGCCGGCGTCTTCCATGGAGCAGTACTTGAGCAGAACACTGACTGAAGACTGCCCAGAACCTTCTAGAAGTATCATTGCTAACTCCACTGATCCATCACGAATTTCCTTATCCAGGATGACCATCACGAAGTCAAAAGATGGCAAAAAGAAGACCTCAGGTTTGACCCTAAGGGAAGAGAAATGGTTAAATACCTCGTATCGCACTTATGGTTGCCAGTGATGCAAAACTCATGAATGATAGCATATGCTATCGTAACCACATCGTTCGAACTGAGCTATGCACACGCCGAAGGTACAGCTTGCGCCACGGATGCATTTTCTGCTTCTTTGATGGAGTAAGTAGTGTTTGAAGTAATTCTATGCCTATGTGAGGATGCTTCTAACGCAAAGAAGTGATGTGAAGAGTGAGGTCTAGTGATGCTTCTTGTGAGAACGTGGGATATACGACGTAAGCTTCACTCTCATTTGTTTGTCACAACTCTGTCACTCACAGACCGGCGAAGTAGGCAGAGGGGATGAAGCCTGTGAATTCCCCTCCGCTAACAGACTCGGTACTCCAGGAAGTAAACCGAGAGCAAAAGTCCTCGATGTAATCCGATGATGGAACAACGTTACTCCATATGTCCTGCTACAAAGCAAAAAGGCAACCACACCCGCTCGAACAGCAGCTCGACCGCCTCACCTATGTACCAACTGAGGTACGATGGAGTAAGCTGTCTTGAGCATGCCGCGGAGGGCGCATTGCGCTCCACCACTTGCGCCATTCGAGCGAGTACATTTGCACGTGTACACCAGATCTTGACTGGTATATCAAGGCACGTCGGCTCGTACATGCTTCGTGATGGACGCAAGGCAAAAGATCAAGTACGACATCTCGCAGCTTCCAACGATGGAGTCTGAGATCATTTCGGAGGCAAAAAGAACGACCGTCCTTGCTCGAATGTCTGTTCTTAGCAATAGAGCAGCAGGCTTACGATATCATCGTAGTCCCGTAGCACTGCTAGCAGACTATAGTTGTGTGCAAGGTGCAAAACCATTGAGCCATTCGAACGAGTACAGTCGTCGAAAGAAACTGACTACTGGGCGTTATATCAGCCTTCGCCTAAACAGCTGATCACGCACGATCTAGGAGTCTTCCATGTGATAAGAGCGAAAGGCAAAAGTGTACTGATCAGAGCCAAGTATGACTACTCAGTGTTGTCATCGAGAAGATCTGCCATGTAGCAAAAAGACAACCCACATCCCCTCAAGTGGTACCTCACCGTCAGCATCTTTACACCACGACGCCTAGACGTCGTGGTGTGAAGGATGCAGAACGAGGCCTTTAGGTTCACCACCAAGCGCATTTGCACTTAGACCACTGAGCCACCTGGACGAATGTGGGTTGCTCGAATGTCCCTGCTTCCCCATGACCTTAAATACCCTCAACGACACTGAGCTGCTCGCCGAGCAAGAGCCAATCCAGACTAAAGGCACCGAGGCTCATGTATCTCGAACGGCATGCTTCCCTCGATAACCACCTCTGCACGAATGGCTCAATCGGCACAGAGTCTGATCACTGTGTGCAATCGATTGACATCCGACATAGCGTACTCCCAGTGCCATGCAAAGTATGTATTGATTCGTGTGGTGCATTTCGGTGCTATTCGGGCAGAGGTGGCTGTTTCCTTTTTGCCTGTTCCTACACATCACGATCATAAGCGTATCATACCCCAAGTGAGACCCGAGAACCCCGGAGGCAATGATCTCAACATGGCAGCGAAGCCTGCTCCTCATGCTCATGTCAATTCTGTACACATCATGCACACATGCGGCATTTCCCGCCATCTCATCAGAATCATAACGAACACCATCGATGTCTTTTGTACACCACATCCCACCAACCTCGCCCTACTCCACCACAACACCCCTCACCTCTCCACCCCAATCATCACGAAGCTCCTCCTAAGAACTCTGACGTCGCGGCGTAATCGGCAAGAAATTCCCCACAATCAGGGACGGTCTGTTCAACACACATCAGCAAACTTCACCAACGCCACCCCTCACATCCCCCCAACCTCTTTCACAAGCTCGGGACTTGGGTGATACTCACATATTATGCCCATCCCTCCTAATCGTAAAACTAAAACAACACCTGACCGTCTCCATCGGCACCTGCTTCTTCTCCCCCCTCTCCTTCTCCCCCGCGTCCCCCTTGACCGGACTCTTAGCCCTCTCCACCGGCCTCTTCAACGCACAACTCGTCAGAATAGCCTTCTGACTCTGATCAAACGCTATCGCGCCAAACTTCTCCCAGTAAGATACTAGGGAATCTTCAGCGACAATTTCATGGATGGCGAGACGTCCATCTCGGAGCTTTTCGAGAGGGACGCGGAGGAGGTCGGCCATTTCGGTGTTGCCGCGGAAGACTTCGCCGGTGCGGCGCCAGCAGCAGGCGGGGACGGCCATGGAGGCGAAGACGCGGTCGTATTCCATGAGGGAGCGCTCGAACCACATTTCGACGAGGACTAGTTGGACGTCTGTCAGGCCTTGCATTGCTTCTCTGAATTTTGGGCGAAAGCGGTCTAGTTGTTTTAGGATCCGGAGCTGGCTTTCGCGCGTTAGGTGCTTGGAGATGTACTGCGACAGGCGAGAGTAGCCTTTGACGTAGTTGAAAGGTTTCAACATTCCTGCATCCCATTTTGACTTTAGCAGGGCGTGCAAGCGGTTCGAGGCACTATCGAGGCCGGCGGGGTCGGCGGCTGTCATGTAAAATTTATCGCGGGCTTTGGAGTCGATTCCTGTCGGAGGGAAAGTAGAGGATGGGCGGGAGAGTTCGATGCCTGCGGCGCTTTGGGCTTGGAGTTGTTGTATTGGGTTCGGACGGTttgaggaggaggaggaagtGGGAGGTGGGAGGCTATTGGCTGTGAGGGCGTTCATGGAAGAGGTGGAGAGGAGTGGATCGTTGAAGAGGGCTTGGGCATCATCGTTGGAGTAGAGGCCTGTGTTGTCGTCGAGCAGGGAGGAGGAAAGGAAGTCGTTGAGGAGGTTGTATTCGTTGGTGACTTCGGAGGTGTTGAACATGTAGTTTGGGTGTAGGTGGTGCATGTCCTGGAATTGATTGCCTGCAGCATTGCTGCTCCAATCAAAGTTCTGGAGGAAATTGTTGGTGCCATTGCTATTAGCAGACTGTGGTGTGGGTCGTTGTAGTTGTACGGGCGAGACAGGCTTCGGTTGTGCCAGATGTGGATTCGCACTGCCATTGACCAGCCCTATGTTCATATCGCCATTCCCCTGCCCATACTGCGCCACGCCATTCGACGCGGGTATACTCTGCTGTCCATCCGGTGTGTCCATCGGCGCCGGCGCAATGTCTGCCGTGCTCATCTCGCTCTTGGTGCGCTTGGGCGGCTCCCTCGGCTCGTCATGGCACAAATGTCCAATGTCTCTCTTCTTGCAGCGCGCACACGGTCGCTCCAGATCGCAGGTCATATGCGAGCGGCGACAGTAGACACAGGCATGATTCACTTTGCGCCTCTTCTTCTTGCCCTCGCCATTCTCCGTTGCTGTCGCTGCTTCCGAGCTCTTGCGCTTGGGCGATGCTTGTCGTTCTTTCGCGCAGGTGAGGGACGGTTTGCTCTCTTGTGTGCCGGCTCTTatctgctgctgctgctgctgctgctgttCATTCACGGGCGACGCCATCTTGTCGAGATGCAGTCAAGCATTGAACAAATGTAGCTCCAACTCCCAGCTTCGAGTCCAGCTCCGACCGTTGACCAGGATCCCGATTGTCCGTTCGACCGACGATAGCCGCGATGCAATGCTTCCAGCGCGCGCTCCCAAGCCTCTAGACCTCTTGCGACACTTGCGACAACCTTCTCTTGCGCGTGTGCTCGTGACCCCAGACAAGTATAGTAGTTTGTGTCACGTCTAGTCTGGAGATCGGCGCAGACGGTAGACCCAGCCTGGCAACCCTGGTAAGCGAGGCGCAGGCCGAGATGGGGAGTCAATTCACTTCGGTAAACGCTGCCGAGAGGTGACAGGGCTGGGCTGGGGAGTTGGTAAAGGTTTAGGACGATTTCTAGTTTCGTGTTATTGATGCTATAGCTACA
It encodes:
- a CDS encoding Zinc cluster transcription factor acuM, whose product is MASPVNEQQQQQQQQIRAGTQESKPSLTCAKERQASPKRKSSEAATATENGEGKKKRRKVNHACVYCRRSHMTCDLERPCARCKKRDIGHLCHDEPREPPKRTKSEMSTADIAPAPMDTPDGQQSIPASNGVAQYGQGNGDMNIGLVNGSANPHLAQPKPVSPVQLQRPTPQSANSNGTNNFLQNFDWSSNAAGNQFQDMHHLHPNYMFNTSEVTNEYNLLNDFLSSSLLDDNTGLYSNDDAQALFNDPLLSTSSMNALTANSLPPPTSSSSSNRPNPIQQLQAQSAAGIELSRPSSTFPPTGIDSKARDKFYMTAADPAGLDSASNRLHALLKSKWDAGMLKPFNYVKGYSRLSQYISKHLTRESQLRILKQLDRFRPKFREAMQGLTDVQLVLVEMWFERSLMEYDRVFASMAVPACCWRRTGEVFRGNTEMADLLRVPLEKLRDGRLAIHEIVAEDSLVSYWEKFGAIAFDQSQKAILTSCALKRPVERAKSPVKGDAGEKERGEKKQVPMETVRCCFSFTIRRDGHNIPSLIVGNFLPITPRRQSS